A single window of uncultured Methanospirillum sp. DNA harbors:
- a CDS encoding geranylgeranylglycerol-phosphate geranylgeranyltransferase, which produces MKPVAFFRIIRPLNAVMAGFAGVLAFVIATGTLIPPVLIIFFMVFLITAAGNVINDYHDAEIDAINRPDRPIPSGEISRRTAFVYAVLLFLAANIIGFCFAPLPLIIIAVVNSVLLWGYASHLKVMPLFGNLAVSYLSASIFLFGGALLGWEGVIANLPVAGASFGVILARELIKDAEDMPGDREQGARTLPILYGLRITVLVASAAAVIGVIISLLLYFRWGNFYLTGIAPVDLVILFGAFRALRCNTPDEIKKSKSSLLIKVGMFASLLIFLVSAVLFR; this is translated from the coding sequence ATGAAACCTGTTGCTTTCTTCAGGATTATTCGGCCTCTCAATGCGGTTATGGCCGGATTTGCCGGAGTTCTGGCATTTGTCATCGCTACCGGCACGCTGATACCACCGGTTCTGATCATCTTCTTCATGGTTTTCCTGATCACCGCTGCCGGGAACGTGATCAACGACTACCACGATGCGGAGATCGATGCGATTAACAGGCCGGATCGTCCGATTCCTTCCGGAGAGATCAGCAGGAGAACAGCGTTTGTATATGCAGTGCTGCTCTTTCTTGCAGCAAATATTATCGGGTTTTGCTTTGCTCCTCTACCACTCATCATCATTGCGGTTGTAAACTCAGTTCTGCTCTGGGGGTATGCATCTCACCTGAAAGTGATGCCTCTGTTTGGAAACCTCGCAGTCTCGTATCTCTCTGCAAGCATCTTTCTCTTTGGCGGTGCCCTCCTGGGGTGGGAGGGTGTGATAGCAAATCTTCCGGTAGCAGGTGCTTCGTTCGGTGTTATCCTGGCACGGGAGTTGATCAAAGATGCTGAGGATATGCCTGGTGACCGGGAACAGGGAGCACGCACCCTGCCGATCCTCTATGGGCTCCGCATTACAGTCCTGGTTGCATCAGCAGCAGCAGTGATCGGGGTTATCATATCTCTCCTGCTCTACTTCAGATGGGGAAATTTCTATCTTACCGGAATAGCTCCTGTCGATCTGGTCATCCTCTTCGGTGCATTTCGCGCATTACGATGCAACACTCCTGATGAGATAAAAAAGTCCAAAAGTTCCCTTCTCATTAAGGTCGGGATGTTTGCATCGCTTCTGATATTCCTTGTATCTGCAGTGCTCTTTAGGTGA
- a CDS encoding GntP family permease, which produces MDPLIAFVITLALITIVSIWYRISPFFTLIGGAVLFGLLAGMSPDATMQGIIAGIGKVFSAFGIIILCGAVIAKLLQEQHHIEEIVADIRRYVKNPPVIAGLSGYLLSVPITCCITAYIMLNPILDQLEKDTRRRNVLLYLAAIGGIISYALVYPTPVVIPLYAAFSGGMSPILFDAVSIPLSLLILAGIFLYFRFAYPDLILQSGTGSPPDISHSDHSDMKNGFHWRAWAPFIAILVAIPIALLLLNLSQGSMINFIMLVGAITAIGLAPTSVRAHGLSQGAKHAGLIIFDICGAGALGFVIVKSGFAHVALQQLTHLIPIILVPFVLAALIETAQGSRVVTAVITAEVLAGSEVITLIHPIPLILLISAGSCIVSYVTDPFFWLVQRTTGDEIKTVVKEYTLPIAFAGIGIFIVAVMMEYLFFGTISAS; this is translated from the coding sequence ATGGATCCCCTCATCGCATTCGTCATCACTCTCGCTCTTATCACCATCGTCAGTATCTGGTACCGGATCTCTCCGTTCTTCACCCTGATCGGTGGAGCGGTCTTATTCGGTCTACTGGCAGGAATGTCGCCTGATGCGACGATGCAGGGGATCATCGCCGGAATTGGGAAAGTATTCTCTGCATTTGGAATAATTATCCTCTGTGGGGCAGTTATCGCAAAACTTCTGCAGGAACAACATCATATCGAGGAGATCGTTGCAGATATTCGCAGATATGTAAAGAATCCACCAGTGATAGCAGGCTTGTCCGGATATCTCTTATCGGTCCCGATCACCTGTTGCATCACCGCATATATCATGTTGAATCCAATCCTTGACCAGCTTGAAAAAGACACCCGGAGGCGAAACGTCCTCTTGTATCTCGCTGCAATCGGGGGAATCATATCCTATGCCCTCGTGTACCCGACTCCGGTTGTCATTCCGCTTTATGCCGCGTTCTCCGGAGGAATGAGTCCGATCCTCTTTGATGCTGTCTCCATTCCACTCTCACTTCTTATCCTGGCAGGAATCTTTCTGTATTTCAGGTTTGCATATCCGGATCTTATTCTTCAATCAGGAACCGGATCTCCTCCAGATATCTCCCATTCTGATCACTCTGATATGAAGAATGGGTTCCACTGGAGAGCCTGGGCACCGTTCATTGCGATCCTGGTTGCCATTCCTATTGCCCTCCTACTCCTGAATCTCTCTCAGGGGAGTATGATCAACTTCATTATGCTGGTCGGGGCTATTACCGCCATCGGTCTCGCTCCTACATCGGTTCGTGCCCATGGATTATCACAAGGAGCAAAGCATGCCGGTCTTATTATATTTGATATCTGTGGTGCTGGAGCCCTCGGTTTTGTAATCGTAAAAAGCGGGTTCGCACATGTTGCTCTGCAACAACTGACTCATTTAATTCCGATCATCCTCGTCCCGTTTGTTCTTGCTGCATTGATCGAGACCGCTCAGGGATCACGGGTCGTTACAGCCGTAATTACTGCTGAGGTTCTGGCTGGTTCTGAAGTCATCACCTTGATCCATCCGATTCCTCTCATCCTTCTGATCAGTGCAGGGTCATGTATTGTCTCTTATGTAACAGATCCGTTCTTCTGGCTTGTTCAGCGGACTACCGGGGATGAAATCAAAACCGTGGTAAAAGAATACACTCTTCCGATAGCATTCGCGGGAATCGGAATATTCATTGTTGCTGTTATGATGGAATATCTGTTCTTTGGTACCATATCAGCGTCGTGA
- a CDS encoding restriction endonuclease: protein MRRFSFSELTSSPLIIDAIYEGGVQNHAGDDPISKIFPGVGNQGGFRISYKNNSRKPAYVVLYTSGEEIEWPDHLDIETGIFRYYGDNRKPGYPLHDTPKGGNALLRDTFNLLLATPDERRIIPPFFIIEKIGEGRSVRFRGLAAPGSKHIPPDNALVAIWRTKDNTRFQNYEAYFTILDSSDEPIPKEWLHALKNETGEEKIFEPDVWKKFINEGLQGIKPLHAPKIKVPSKSDQLPSDDYGRELLFTIYNYFKDDPYKFEAFAVELAKMVDNHFFEFDLTRPWRDGGRDAIGKYLIGHERGKLFVECALEAKCYCCDNSIGVRQTSRLISRLRYRQFGILVTTSFVDRQAYLEIKEDGHPVLLISGGDIVDVLKRNNMKKDDLIKWLEQFER, encoded by the coding sequence ATGCGTAGATTCTCCTTTTCAGAACTAACTTCATCACCGCTCATTATCGACGCGATTTATGAAGGAGGTGTTCAGAACCATGCCGGAGATGACCCTATATCAAAAATATTTCCCGGGGTTGGAAATCAGGGTGGGTTTCGCATCTCTTATAAGAATAACTCCAGAAAGCCAGCATATGTTGTTCTCTATACAAGTGGTGAGGAAATTGAATGGCCCGATCATCTTGACATAGAAACTGGAATATTTCGTTATTATGGCGATAATCGTAAGCCGGGATACCCTCTGCACGATACACCAAAAGGTGGAAATGCGTTACTCCGTGATACCTTTAACCTCCTATTAGCAACTCCTGATGAACGAAGGATTATCCCTCCATTCTTTATTATCGAAAAGATAGGAGAAGGGAGAAGTGTTCGGTTTCGGGGTCTTGCTGCTCCCGGTTCAAAGCATATCCCTCCAGATAATGCTCTCGTTGCAATCTGGAGGACTAAAGATAATACGAGATTTCAAAATTACGAAGCATACTTTACTATTCTTGATTCAAGTGATGAACCAATTCCTAAAGAGTGGCTCCATGCTTTGAAAAACGAGACTGGAGAAGAGAAAATATTCGAACCGGATGTGTGGAAAAAATTCATCAATGAAGGATTGCAAGGAATTAAACCTCTTCATGCACCGAAGATCAAGGTTCCATCAAAGAGTGACCAACTCCCTTCAGATGATTATGGGAGAGAACTCCTTTTTACCATCTATAACTATTTCAAGGATGATCCTTATAAATTTGAAGCATTCGCTGTAGAACTTGCGAAGATGGTTGATAACCACTTTTTTGAGTTTGATCTTACGAGACCGTGGCGTGATGGAGGCAGAGACGCTATCGGAAAATACCTTATCGGTCATGAACGGGGGAAATTGTTTGTTGAATGTGCTTTAGAAGCGAAATGCTACTGTTGTGATAATTCAATTGGAGTCAGGCAAACATCTCGTCTCATATCTCGATTAAGATATCGACAATTTGGAATTTTAGTTACCACCAGTTTTGTAGATCGTCAAGCATATTTAGAAATCAAAGAGGATGGTCATCCAGTGTTGTTAATCTCTGGAGGGGACATCGTTGATGTATTGAAAAGAAACAATATGAAAAAGGATGATTTAATCAAATGGCTGGAGCAATTCGAAAGATAA
- a CDS encoding helix-turn-helix domain-containing protein, producing the protein MQYYTTEQVAEIFAISPKTVRKLITTGKMKAVKIGIEYRISDKELERFAVENETTGE; encoded by the coding sequence ATGCAATACTACACGACCGAGCAGGTCGCGGAGATCTTTGCAATCTCCCCGAAGACGGTTAGGAAGCTGATCACGACCGGAAAAATGAAGGCAGTAAAAATCGGGATAGAGTACCGGATCAGCGATAAAGAACTTGAGCGGTTTGCTGTAGAAAATGAGACCACAGGAGAGTGA
- a CDS encoding GTP-binding protein, whose translation MAGIEDQIKEIEDEIQKTVYNKATSKHIGRLKAKLAKMKEDAVNRAMKAGGGGEGYAVKKSGDATVVLVGFPSTGKSTLLNKLTGTESETAAYAFTTLTVVPGALEHKGAKIQLLDIPGLIAGAAMGKGRGKEVIAVVRTADMIVILVDVFNEKHVDVLLRELYDAGIRINVPEPDITIKKTSRGGVRLNAVGALDLDIEEVRSILTENRIASADILIRGNATQDDLIDALMGSRVYVPAIVVVNKIDLIDEAERTRIEADLTERFDMEPVMISAAAGYHMEELKDAIYDSLGFMRLYLKPVAGPADMDEPLIMRLGAKVEDVCRKLHRDFYDKFRYARIWGDSVKHEAQRVGLTHTLADEDILQIVIER comes from the coding sequence ATGGCAGGAATTGAGGATCAAATAAAAGAAATAGAGGACGAGATCCAGAAAACTGTCTATAATAAAGCTACTTCCAAGCACATCGGGCGCCTGAAAGCAAAGCTTGCTAAGATGAAAGAGGACGCCGTAAACCGGGCTATGAAAGCCGGTGGCGGTGGCGAGGGGTATGCTGTCAAGAAATCAGGAGACGCTACTGTTGTCCTCGTTGGGTTCCCATCTACCGGTAAATCCACGTTACTGAATAAACTGACCGGTACAGAGAGTGAGACCGCCGCATATGCATTCACCACCCTGACCGTTGTTCCTGGTGCCCTTGAGCACAAGGGCGCAAAGATTCAGCTTCTTGATATCCCCGGACTCATTGCTGGAGCAGCGATGGGGAAAGGGCGTGGAAAAGAGGTTATTGCCGTTGTCAGAACAGCGGACATGATCGTCATTCTCGTGGATGTCTTCAACGAGAAACACGTTGATGTCCTGCTTCGTGAACTCTACGACGCCGGTATCAGGATTAATGTGCCAGAGCCTGATATCACCATCAAGAAGACCTCGCGCGGAGGAGTTCGGCTCAATGCTGTCGGTGCTCTCGACCTTGACATCGAAGAGGTCCGGTCTATCCTGACAGAAAACCGGATTGCAAGCGCTGATATTCTTATCCGTGGTAATGCAACCCAGGATGACCTTATTGATGCTCTGATGGGCAGCAGAGTATATGTGCCTGCCATCGTGGTGGTCAACAAGATCGATCTCATCGATGAAGCAGAACGTACACGGATTGAGGCTGACCTCACGGAACGGTTCGATATGGAGCCGGTGATGATATCAGCAGCTGCCGGATATCACATGGAAGAACTCAAGGATGCCATCTATGACAGCCTTGGATTCATGCGGCTGTACCTGAAACCGGTAGCAGGACCCGCAGACATGGATGAACCCCTGATCATGCGTCTTGGTGCAAAAGTAGAAGATGTCTGTAGAAAACTGCACCGGGATTTTTATGATAAGTTCAGGTATGCAAGAATCTGGGGAGATTCAGTCAAACATGAGGCACAACGTGTCGGCCTTACCCATACCCTTGCAGATGAGGACATTCTGCAGATCGTTATTGAGCGGTAA
- a CDS encoding C39 family peptidase, which yields MNSPCCPAYEGADPPDPDAILISSVPEVIQSTRYSCGASSLQAVLRFWGFCVEERDLMTRLETSPGRGTDPEKIVSIASSYGLDAYLLQQVTTKDLTESLKQGVPVIVIAQAWNGYEENGIWVTVDPDRWDDVWNDGHYMVVIGIDSRNVYFEDPALLGTRGVIPIDEFLSRWHFRMGGEGPDDPETTYIHPGIFISGKKPAIHSDYTWIT from the coding sequence GTGAATTCTCCCTGTTGTCCGGCATACGAAGGAGCAGATCCTCCTGACCCGGATGCGATACTTATCAGTTCTGTTCCTGAGGTTATTCAGAGTACACGTTATAGCTGCGGTGCCTCTTCCCTTCAGGCAGTTCTCAGATTCTGGGGATTCTGTGTGGAGGAGCGTGATCTGATGACCCGGCTTGAGACCAGCCCGGGTCGGGGGACGGATCCGGAAAAAATCGTATCGATTGCTTCCTCGTATGGTCTTGATGCATATCTCTTACAGCAGGTAACCACGAAAGATCTGACAGAATCTCTGAAACAGGGAGTTCCGGTCATTGTGATTGCCCAGGCATGGAACGGCTATGAAGAGAATGGCATCTGGGTAACGGTAGACCCCGATCGGTGGGACGATGTCTGGAATGATGGTCATTACATGGTTGTCATCGGGATTGATAGTAGGAATGTGTACTTTGAAGATCCTGCTTTACTTGGGACCAGAGGAGTGATTCCGATTGATGAGTTTCTTTCCCGATGGCATTTCCGCATGGGAGGGGAAGGTCCGGATGATCCAGAGACAACCTATATTCATCCGGGGATTTTCATATCAGGAAAGAAACCGGCAATACACTCTGATTATACCTGGATTACGTGA
- a CDS encoding aspartate aminotransferase family protein produces the protein MNTFFIEDSYYIPFADKTHLSIEKGDGVYVWDENGKQYLDFTSGWGVTCIGHASPIITEALYTQSKKIIQNPNSGATYSPARSRLIQLFHEILPEHLTRIFFANSGAEANDAAIKIARKVTGKKNIISTEMSFHGRTISTVSATGQDVHRNKFNPLMPGYFFVPFNDIAAVKEIIDQDVAAVIVEPIQGEGGVNIPSESYLLELSEVCRKHGVLFIADEIQTGFFRTGPLFYSTSKGAKPDIITMAKGIAGGFPFSAFAVTDEVVKGIQKGDHGGTYNGNPLGCAVSEAVIRFLVDSDIESHVNDLGIETIKRLNEWKEKYPKTISGVRGQGLLIALELTNDSKSAEIVNRCLDNGLILNLKHGHIIRIFPALTITKSEMQSGLDILEKEIVTCYS, from the coding sequence ATGAACACGTTTTTCATAGAAGATTCGTATTATATTCCTTTCGCAGACAAAACGCACCTGTCAATTGAGAAAGGCGATGGTGTGTATGTCTGGGATGAAAACGGCAAACAGTATCTTGATTTTACTTCGGGATGGGGTGTTACCTGCATTGGTCATGCCAGTCCTATAATCACTGAAGCACTCTACACTCAAAGCAAAAAGATCATACAAAATCCGAATTCAGGAGCAACATATTCACCTGCACGTTCCCGATTGATCCAACTCTTCCATGAGATTCTTCCTGAGCATCTTACCCGGATATTTTTTGCCAATAGTGGAGCAGAAGCAAATGATGCAGCAATCAAGATAGCCCGGAAGGTTACGGGAAAGAAAAATATTATATCAACTGAAATGAGTTTTCACGGACGGACAATTAGTACCGTTTCTGCAACCGGACAGGATGTTCACCGGAATAAATTCAATCCGCTTATGCCAGGGTATTTCTTTGTACCGTTTAATGATATTGCTGCGGTTAAGGAGATCATCGACCAGGATGTGGCTGCGGTCATCGTGGAGCCAATTCAGGGTGAAGGTGGCGTAAATATCCCTTCAGAATCATACCTTCTGGAACTATCGGAAGTATGCCGGAAACATGGCGTTCTTTTTATCGCTGATGAGATACAGACCGGGTTTTTCCGGACTGGTCCGCTTTTTTATTCCACTAGCAAGGGAGCTAAGCCTGATATTATCACGATGGCAAAAGGAATAGCTGGAGGATTTCCCTTTTCTGCATTTGCGGTCACCGATGAAGTCGTCAAAGGTATCCAGAAAGGGGATCATGGAGGAACGTATAACGGAAACCCTCTTGGCTGTGCAGTTTCTGAAGCGGTTATCAGATTTCTGGTTGATTCGGATATCGAATCTCACGTCAATGATCTGGGAATTGAAACCATCAAGCGTTTGAATGAGTGGAAAGAGAAGTACCCAAAAACGATTTCTGGAGTGAGAGGTCAGGGTCTGTTGATTGCTCTTGAACTGACCAACGACTCAAAATCTGCCGAAATTGTAAACCGATGTCTGGATAATGGTTTAATCTTAAATCTAAAACATGGTCATATTATCAGGATTTTTCCTGCTCTCACGATTACCAAATCGGAGATGCAATCAGGGCTTGATATTCTTGAAAAAGAAATTGTTACCTGTTACTCCTAA
- a CDS encoding XRE family transcriptional regulator has translation MHIGERIRHGRMRAGLSLRALAEKIGITAPALGNYENGITNPDSSRLISIAEALNIPIEYFFRQEPIISLTPLAYRKKSRFGIKKEEQVIEVTRDWLERFCAIEDILGEQGKPDLPEPVILSSPDEIEQIAASLRNRWNLGVEPIQSLMDIMEQHGIKVCLIDGPKSFDGMIIMVNEELPVIVINRAMSGDRQRLTLAHELGHLVCSIPDDWFDDALFHRFAGAFLFPDERVKTEFGGGRKKISIEELCILKHRYGISMMAILYRAYHLGLISASFLKSMQILFRKNGWHECEPMRPYPPEEPTYMNQLIMRAYSEGMITRTRANELYGGDISTICGCESCS, from the coding sequence ATGCATATTGGAGAGCGGATAAGACATGGGAGAATGAGGGCAGGACTCAGCCTGAGGGCTCTGGCTGAAAAGATTGGGATAACTGCCCCGGCACTTGGTAATTATGAGAATGGAATTACTAATCCGGACTCATCCCGGCTGATTTCAATAGCCGAGGCGCTGAATATCCCGATTGAATATTTTTTCAGACAAGAGCCGATTATTTCGCTTACTCCGCTCGCGTACCGGAAGAAGTCACGTTTCGGAATAAAGAAAGAGGAACAGGTTATCGAAGTGACCCGTGACTGGCTTGAGCGGTTTTGTGCTATCGAAGATATTCTTGGTGAGCAGGGAAAGCCCGATCTCCCTGAACCAGTAATCCTGTCCTCTCCTGACGAAATAGAGCAGATCGCGGCGAGCCTTCGAAATAGATGGAATCTCGGTGTTGAACCGATTCAGAGCCTCATGGATATCATGGAACAACATGGGATCAAGGTCTGTCTCATTGATGGTCCGAAGTCGTTTGACGGGATGATCATCATGGTGAATGAAGAACTTCCGGTGATTGTCATAAACCGGGCCATGAGTGGAGATCGGCAACGACTGACTCTTGCTCATGAACTTGGTCATCTTGTCTGCTCAATCCCTGATGACTGGTTTGATGATGCCTTGTTTCATCGGTTTGCCGGGGCTTTTCTGTTCCCGGATGAACGGGTGAAGACAGAGTTTGGTGGCGGCAGAAAAAAGATCAGCATTGAAGAGCTCTGTATCCTGAAACACCGATATGGCATCTCCATGATGGCGATATTATACCGGGCATACCATCTTGGCCTGATATCGGCATCATTCTTAAAAAGTATGCAGATTCTGTTCAGAAAAAACGGGTGGCATGAATGCGAGCCGATGAGACCATATCCTCCGGAAGAGCCGACATACATGAATCAACTCATCATGCGAGCATATTCTGAAGGAATGATCACCCGGACGCGGGCAAATGAGTTGTATGGCGGTGACATATCAACGATCTGTGGCTGTGAGTCCTGTTCATGA
- a CDS encoding DUF116 domain-containing protein, which translates to MTSVFELYPHFITIIGELTVLFVLGCLICGFILLFLTIHAIRSGNLLFPKFMRAGLIFLEGMMRGLFKLFGVEDQEFLRIMVTLQNTLNRKAFTDIPVSQRAIFVPQCLRSGACPAHLHEEGLKCRSCGLCQIGVARPLLEQMGYKFFIVPGSSFIKRMVKRYRPKGIIGIGCLIEIKEGTEMAGQLNLISMGIVTSRDGCVETAVNWDEVYQVALLGIDPKNIPTELQQYTT; encoded by the coding sequence ATGACCTCTGTATTTGAGCTATATCCCCATTTTATCACCATCATCGGAGAACTTACCGTCCTCTTTGTACTCGGGTGCCTGATCTGCGGATTCATTTTGCTCTTCCTGACGATACACGCAATCCGTTCAGGAAACCTGCTCTTCCCGAAGTTCATGCGTGCAGGCCTCATATTTCTGGAGGGGATGATGCGTGGTCTCTTCAAACTCTTCGGAGTTGAGGATCAGGAGTTCCTGCGCATCATGGTCACGCTGCAGAACACCCTGAATCGAAAGGCATTCACTGACATCCCTGTTTCACAGCGGGCTATCTTTGTTCCCCAGTGTCTTCGTTCGGGAGCCTGCCCTGCCCATCTGCATGAGGAAGGACTCAAGTGTCGCTCCTGCGGGTTGTGCCAGATAGGAGTAGCCAGACCACTGCTTGAGCAGATGGGATACAAGTTCTTCATCGTGCCTGGCTCTTCATTCATCAAAAGGATGGTGAAACGGTACAGACCTAAAGGCATCATCGGAATCGGATGCCTGATTGAGATCAAGGAGGGCACAGAGATGGCAGGACAACTTAATCTCATCTCCATGGGAATTGTTACCAGCCGCGACGGGTGTGTTGAGACCGCTGTTAACTGGGATGAGGTATACCAGGTAGCCCTGCTCGGCATTGACCCGAAGAACATCCCGACAGAACTCCAGCAATATACCACGTAA
- a CDS encoding tRNA (guanine(10)-N(2))-dimethyltransferase, giving the protein MELELIEEGSTSLWVPRHDNTAVFPPGSAPIFYNPRMALNRDATVLVAACTEPRTYLDAMGASGIRGCRVGHETGTQVTINDRDPDATSLIRKNADHLGLDATVTCRDANALMSEEPFDFVDLDPFGTPAPFIDAGIRSSIRMIGITATDTAPLCGAHLKAGIRRYMARPMNTDYHAEVGLRILLGYAARMTARYDRGILPQFCFAHEHFVRLHLRLARGTQAADQTVARLGYIYQCPSCPYRTEGTGLFPEQQECPHCGKPLSPIGPLWTGAIQDTDFLSTLAERLPASGLAEPDELEKILTCCRNEPAISYSYDYHKLAKAYRVSPGPIALVLESLQKEGYSASRVHYSGYCIKTDAPLEILRERLTAQ; this is encoded by the coding sequence ATGGAGTTGGAATTGATAGAAGAAGGGAGTACCTCCCTGTGGGTTCCCAGGCATGACAATACCGCAGTTTTTCCTCCAGGCAGTGCTCCAATCTTCTACAATCCACGAATGGCCCTGAATCGTGATGCAACAGTACTTGTTGCTGCCTGCACAGAGCCCAGGACCTACCTTGATGCGATGGGTGCAAGTGGGATCAGGGGATGCCGCGTAGGACATGAGACCGGAACTCAGGTCACAATAAATGACCGCGATCCCGACGCGACCTCACTTATCAGAAAAAATGCTGATCATCTCGGTCTTGATGCCACCGTCACCTGTCGTGATGCCAATGCTCTGATGTCAGAAGAACCGTTCGACTTTGTCGATCTCGACCCGTTCGGAACACCGGCACCATTTATCGATGCAGGGATCAGGAGTTCGATCAGGATGATCGGGATCACGGCTACCGATACGGCGCCCCTCTGCGGTGCTCATCTCAAGGCAGGGATCAGGAGGTACATGGCCAGGCCAATGAACACCGACTACCATGCGGAAGTCGGGCTTCGGATCCTGCTCGGGTATGCAGCCCGGATGACTGCACGGTACGACAGAGGGATACTCCCCCAGTTCTGTTTTGCACATGAACACTTTGTCAGGCTGCATCTCAGGCTGGCACGAGGGACCCAGGCAGCAGATCAGACCGTGGCAAGGCTTGGGTACATCTACCAGTGCCCGTCATGCCCGTACCGGACCGAGGGGACCGGACTTTTTCCTGAACAGCAGGAATGCCCACACTGTGGTAAACCACTCAGTCCGATCGGCCCGCTCTGGACCGGAGCAATCCAGGACACAGACTTTTTGTCAACTCTCGCAGAACGGCTACCTGCCAGCGGTCTTGCAGAGCCTGATGAACTTGAAAAGATCCTGACCTGTTGCAGAAACGAGCCGGCAATCTCATACTCATACGATTATCACAAACTTGCCAAGGCATACCGGGTCTCGCCCGGTCCGATAGCCTTAGTGCTTGAGTCACTCCAAAAAGAGGGATATTCTGCTTCGCGGGTACATTATTCTGGATACTGCATCAAAACTGATGCCCCGCTTGAGATACTTCGTGAACGTCTTACCGCTCAATAA
- the mtnA gene encoding S-methyl-5-thioribose-1-phosphate isomerase produces MQPSDTPLRPVIFYPDIPAIKFIAQTRLPEEYHEETAHDIKRLAEAIRCLDIRGAPALGVAGAYGIALAALTATASEPGKFREEVSNAADLLRSTRPTAVNLFYGIDRVLTAVLAEQTVSSARERAVSEAEAVADDDSRTCHAIGEHGRNILPPSCRILTHCNAGALACREWGTALGVIRSGVQAGVKVQVYACETRPLLQGARLTSWELAQDGIDVTVITDSMAASLMRKGMIDVVIVGADRITKDAVFNKIGTYMHAVCADAHHIPFYVAAPFSTFDEESAEADIIVEERSRDEIACFGGRKTIPDGVKVYNPAFDATPVSLVTGIITEHGIFRLPEDLSDIRAIRQRS; encoded by the coding sequence ATGCAACCCTCTGATACCCCGCTCAGACCAGTAATTTTTTACCCGGATATTCCTGCAATAAAATTCATTGCACAGACGCGGCTCCCCGAAGAATATCATGAAGAGACCGCACATGACATCAAAAGGCTGGCTGAAGCGATACGATGTCTGGACATCAGGGGAGCTCCGGCACTTGGTGTTGCCGGTGCATACGGTATTGCTCTCGCAGCCCTGACCGCTACCGCATCAGAACCAGGGAAGTTCAGAGAGGAGGTGTCAAATGCAGCAGACCTGCTCAGGTCAACACGTCCCACGGCAGTCAACCTCTTTTATGGGATTGATCGCGTTCTCACCGCTGTGCTGGCAGAGCAGACAGTATCGTCGGCCCGTGAACGGGCGGTCAGTGAGGCAGAAGCGGTTGCAGATGATGACAGCAGAACCTGTCATGCCATCGGAGAACATGGCCGGAACATTCTTCCACCTTCGTGCAGGATTCTCACTCATTGTAATGCAGGAGCACTTGCCTGCAGGGAGTGGGGAACAGCACTCGGGGTGATCAGATCCGGAGTTCAGGCAGGAGTAAAGGTTCAGGTCTATGCCTGCGAGACCCGCCCGCTTCTGCAGGGTGCAAGGCTTACATCATGGGAGCTGGCACAGGACGGGATCGATGTCACTGTTATCACCGACTCAATGGCTGCATCGCTCATGAGGAAAGGGATGATTGACGTTGTGATCGTCGGGGCTGACCGGATCACAAAAGATGCTGTCTTCAACAAGATCGGAACATACATGCACGCCGTTTGTGCGGATGCCCATCATATCCCGTTCTATGTGGCAGCCCCGTTCTCAACTTTTGACGAGGAGTCTGCCGAAGCAGATATCATCGTTGAAGAACGAAGCCGTGATGAGATCGCATGCTTTGGAGGAAGAAAAACGATACCAGATGGAGTGAAAGTATACAATCCGGCGTTTGATGCAACACCTGTCTCACTGGTAACCGGGATCATCACAGAACACGGAATATTCAGGTTGCCTGAAGATCTTTCTGATATCAGGGCTATCAGACAGAGGAGCTGA